The sequence TTTCACTCTCTCTGCTGTCGCTGCATGAGTAGCACTGTATTTGGAGCCGGGGATGCAGCTTTGGGAAGATGGATATAGTTCTTACTCTGGTGGAGCTTCAAGGGTAGTAGGGAAGAGAGAAACAGGTGCTGAATTACAGTCAGGTGGGCCAGGAGACGACAGGGCCCCTCAGGAGGGGTAGGCCGAAGCTCCTGGGAGCCGAGACTataaggatgagtaggagttagcTGGGCGAACAGACTGATCCCATGATACAGATATGCACACAGACGCATGTGAGAAATGGTCGCTCTTCATGTCATGACATCGGGCTCTGTGTGTGTAAGGCATGCATGGACTTTGGTGTTTGCCAGGCAGTGGCATGTGATATCGCATGCGAGGTGGTGTGCACTTGAACCCTAACCTTTGAGACTGTCGTGTGCATTTGAGTCCCTGACAAATGGAGGGAGCCTTGAAAGAGGGAGCCTTGGAGGAGGGAGCGGAGTGGAGCTCGCGGCTAACCAGCTCCGGACCCTGCCCTGACCAGCCCTGGCCATCTGTCTCCTTCCTGGCGTGCAGAGCCGGAGTGACTGTGGCGCCTGCTGCGGGGGGCCTTTGTGAGTGTGGGGAAGAGTGGCCCGTGTCTGGGGCTCAGCTCCGTGCCAGGCCCGCGGTCAACATCAGGGCTGCGTGCTCCGTGCCCTCCAGGAGCTACTTCCTTTCTCCCCCACAATAACCCTGTGCACCTGCCAACTTGACATCTCCACCTGGATGTCTTAAGCTTAAACCTACTAAAACGGAATGCGTGATTTTCCCTCCATCGAGCCACACCTCTCCCATCCTTCCCATGTCTGCAAATGCCACCACTGTCTGTCCCACTGCTCAGGCCCCCGTTCCAGGGGTCATCTTTGGGGCCTTCTTTTTGCCCAGGCTCTTCCTGTCTTCAGCAAGTCCAGTCAGTTCTGACCCCAGGGtgcatctcccctcccccctacCCCGCTGCTTCAGAAGTGCTCCTGCTTTAGTGACACTTTCGTTCATGCCCTGTCATCTCTCCTCTGGGCAGCTGCGTGGCCTCCTCCTTGGTTTCCCTGCTTCCACACCCATTCTCCCCCAGCAGGCCAGGGACCCATTCTAAACATGGATCAGCCGTCCTCTTCTCGTGCTTCACACCCTCCAGGGCTTCCCCCCTGGAGTTTAGACAAGGCCAGCCTCCTTGCTGCGCCCTACTGGGCCCCGGGACCCCCCACCTCGTCTCATCCCCTCCCTCTGCTCACTTCCGGACCCAGCACACCAAgttctttcctgcctcagggcttgTACACTTGAAGGTCTTGCACTTGAAGGTCTTGCACTTGAAGGTCCCTCCATCTGAGAGGCTCTCTCCCTGGCTCTTTGCAGGGCTGACTCTTCAGGTCTCGGAGGGGCTTCCCGTTACCCTCTGTCATAATTGGTCtgtaatattatttaattccttttgttCTCCTTCCCACTTTCCCTGCCTCCCACTTCCCTGCACATTACCTGGCACGTAGTATTGGGGTGGCATTTGTTAGCCTCACCTAAGGGTGGGACGCAGAAACAAAAGTCGAACAACCCGCCCAAGATCACACACTAGTAAGCAGCAGGCAGACTGGGGGGCCCTCGTGGTAGTGCCATGGCCTCCTACTGCCAAATTTCTGCTGGCCggtgcctggggagggcagggcagagagctGGCCACACACCTGCAGATGCAGTCTGGCCTTTGCTGGGTGTGGAGCCTTCCCCGTGCTCATGCCTGGCGAGGCCCAAGGACTTGACACCTTCTCTTAGTAGAATAGTTCTCATCTACGGGAGGTGGCTCCAAGACGTCCCTCGCTTCTCTTGTTGAGGTTGCTTCTGGGGTGCATAGTTTTGTAGGCTCTTTGGACTGCGGAATGAGGGTGCAGGAccagtgtgtggggtgggggtcttGGTGGATCTCAGCTTGGGGGAATCTGATGCGTTGGCCCCTTCATgacatcccacccccaccccgctcaGGTCGCATCAGCTTCTACGAGGAGTACGGCGTCATTCGAGACGTCCTCCAGAACCACCTGACCGAGGTCCTCACCCTCGTGGCCATGGAGCTGCCTCACAACATCAGCAACGCGGAGGCCGTGCTGCGGCACAAACTCCAGGTCTTCCAGGCACTGCGGGGCCTGCAGAAGGGCAGTGCCGTCGTGGGCCAGTACCAGGCTTACAGCCAGCAGGTGCGCAGAGAGCTGCAGAAGCCAGACAGCTTCCACAGCCTGACGCCAACCTTTGCAGGTGGGCCCTGGCCCCGGGCAGGGGCTGcctttcccctcacccccagctgCAGGCAGCTGTCCAGACCCAGGTGCCCTTTGGTTTGGGGCGGAGGGGACTTAACCTGGGATTTTCACAAGGCTGCTCAGTGGCAAGGATGACACTCCGCTGCCTCTCTGGCCTTCCGCCCGCCTAAAGCAGCAGGTCCCCTGTTGGCGCTGTCTGGGGGAAGGACATCCCAATGGCTGCCTTCTCGCATCAGCCAGTTCAGTCCAAGTCCGAGCTGTGTCCTGAGGGTTTGCTGGGCGAGGCTCAGCCCCCGGTTCCTGCCATCTCAGGGCTCACTTCTGGCCTCCCACGTGAGGCTGCAGAcctcctgcccagcctcagcTGGCCACACTGCGGTGGGCGAGCACCACGCTGGTCAGCAGACGGCAGGGCGTCCTCTGGCAGTTTGAACAGCTCAGAGctttctgggggaggggagctcctCAGCACGTAATAACCACACACCCAGAGCTGTACTTAATCCCCACGTGCACGAGCCATGGGGTAGGTACGTTACCGTCCCTCTTTTATGGGAAGGAAACATGAGGCTTAGTGAAGTTGTGGAAGCCAAACCAGACCCAGAACTTGGACGTGGGTCTAGTCAGCATCTGGCTCTTACCACCATGTCCCCGGTCCCCCCACAGCCCCGTCATCCTACACACCACCCTGGCCTCTGGGGagggccctgccccccaccccatacCTGACCTTGCTTCAGGTGCATCCCTGTGCTGCACAAacgggagggaaaggagggaagcGCCTCTCTGTAGCACCCCCTACCGTGAGACTCCAGGCTGGAGGCTCTCAGCCTGGTTCTCCTCTGCCTGGGGACTGTGACTCTAAGGGGCTTCAAGGGATGTAAATGTCCAGGCTGCAGAGACGGCCCCAGAGACTATTTTTCGAACACTGACTAGGAAGAGAAGATGATGGAATGGATGGAAGGTGAGGGGTGGATGTGGCAaggctgggggctggctgggTGGGGGCTACCCAGAGGAGAGGCCTGCAGGAGAGAGGGCTACAGAGGAGAGGGCTGCAGGGGAGAGGGCTGCAGAGGAGAGGGCTGCAGGGGAGAGGGCCTGCAGGGAAGAGGGCCTACAGAGGAGAAGGCTGCAGAGGAGAGGGCCTACAGAGGAGAGGGCTGCAGAGGAGAGGCCTGCAGGGGAGAGGGCCTACAGAGGAGAAGGCTGCAGAGGAGAGGGCCTACAGAGGAGAGGGCTGCAGAGGAGAGGCCTGCAGGGGAGAGGGCTGCAGAGGAGAGGGTTGCAGAGGAGTGGCCTGCAGAGGAGAGGAATGGAGAGGAGAGGGCTACAGAGGAGGGGCCTGCAGGGGAGAGGGCTGCAGAGGAGAGGGCCGGGCATGCTGGTCCTGCCGGCGCGTCACCTTCTGCCGTTCCCCTCACCCCAGGCATCCTGGTCCACATCGACAACCTTCGCTGGGAGGGCGTTCCTTTCATCCTGACGTCTGGCAAAGCCTTGGACGAGAGAGTGAGCTACGTTCGGGTCTTGTTCAAGAACCGGGCGTTTTGTGTCCAGAACGAGAAGCACTGGGACGCGGAGCAGAGCCAGTGCCTGCCCCGACAGATCATCTTCCACATCGGACACGGTGACCTGGGTGGCCCCGTCGTGCTGGTCAGCAGGAACCTGTTCAGGCCCTCGCTGCCCTCCGAGAGCTGGGTGGAGATGGGGGACCGGCCCGGGCTCCGCCTCTTTGGCCGCCCTCTGTCCGACTACTACGCCTACAGCCCCGTGAGGGAGCGGGACGCCTACTCCATCCTCTTAGCGCATATCTTCCACTGCCGGAAGGACTCCTTCATCACCACAGAGAACCTGCTGGCCTCCTGGGTCTTCTGGACCCCTGTGCTGGACAGCCTGGCCCACGAGGTCCCACGCCTCTACCCGGGAGGAGCTGAGAATGGCCGCCTGTTGGACTTTGAGTTCAGTGGCAGCCAGTTGTCCTTTTCCCAGCAGCAGCTGGAGCAGCTGGTCCCCGGGCCAGGGTCTGTCCCGGTGCCCAGTGAGTTCCAGGTCCTCAGGGCCAAGTACCGAGAGAGCCCACTGATCTCCGCCTGGCCCGAGGAGCTGATCTCTAAGCTGGCCGACGACATCGAGGCCACAGCCGTGCGGGCCGTGCAGCGCTCCGGCGAGTTCCACCTGGCGCTCTCGGGTGGCTCAAGCCCGGTGGCCCTGTTCCAGCAGCTGGCCACGGGGCACTATGGCTTCCCCTGGGCCCACACGCACCTGTGGCTGGTCGACGAGCGCTGCGTCCCACTTTCAGACCCTGAGTCAAACTTCCAGGGCCTGCAGGCTCACCTGCTGCAGCACATCAGGGTCCCCTACTACAACATCCACCCCATGCCCGTGCACCTGCACCAGCGGCTCTGCGCCGAGGAGGACCAGGGCACCCAGCTCTACGCCGGGGAGATCTCAGCCCTGGTGACCAACAGCAGCTTCGACCTGGTGCTGCTGGGCATGGGCACCGACGGGCACACGGCCTCGCTCTTCCCGCAGTCGCCCGCCGGCCTGGACGGCGAGCAGCTGGTGGTGCTGACTAAGAGCCCCTTCCGGCCGCACCACCGCATGAGCCTCAGCCTGCCCCTCATCAACCGTGCCAAGAAGGTGGTAGTCCTGGTCATGGGCAAGATGAAGCGTGAGATCACCCTGCTGGTGAGCCGTGTGGGCCACGAGCCCAAGAAGTGGCCCATCTCGGGCGTCCTGCCTGGTTCTGGCCAGCTGGTTTGGTACATGGACTACGAGGCATTCCTGGGATGAGGGTGCCTTTTCCCTTTGCCCACTCCACTCCCGAGCTGTCCCCACCTGCCTCATTCCCTGCCCTCTTAGCCCCGCCACCTGCCCGGTATGCCCCCGTTCTCTGGAGTCTGATGCCCCGGAGTCAGGCCCCAGCGAGGGCAGGACGGGGCCCAGTCCCAGTGCCTTTGGCAGTCATCCTGTCTAGCTGTGGTGGATAGGTGCAGACACAAGGGGGAAATGGAATCTCTGCTCCCAAGAAGCTTCAAATCCAGGCCAGGAGGGAACCCTTAAGAAAAAGCCTACAGCAGTCACATGTTAACATCAACTGCCCAAAATAGGAAGGAGTGAAAGCTCCCAGGTTCGGAAGAGGGAACGTGGTGGCCTGAGCTTAATCAGGGAGTTTCCTGGAGTAGGTGATCCTTGAACTGGCTCCTGTGGAAAAGAACAGTGTGATTGGCAGAGAGAGGGACGCAAAGGCACCCAAGGGAGTACAGCGCCCTGTGCAAAGCAGAAACGCTGGGACTGTTCTGAGACCTTGAGCAGGTTGGGGCCTTGCTTCCTCCCAGAGCCTCTGCACGGTCggcctctgtccctgcctctTTCAGCGGCCTCCATCTGCTCCCCGTCGCtggtccctccctctcccctccaccctgaCGGTGCAGTGGGTGTTTCTGGTGCCCCTTGCTTCTTTGCTGTTGCTCAGATTTCTAGAGAGACAAGGGGTGATGAAGGAATGTGGCAGCAAATACTAGTCAAAAGCTTCCGGAACTCTTACAGCTGTTGTTTGGAGGCCCCACTCTCAGTTGCTGAACTGCTCTGCAAGGGAGGGTGGGGTCCAGTTCCCCAGCTTCCCGGGGAGGACCTCTGCCCTCCGTCCTCTCTCAAGCTGGCCTCCCTCTCTGGAGCACGCTGGGTACAGACGGTCAGGCCGTTCCAGGGATCCCTAACGTAAGAGGGCCGCTTGCATCTCAGGGGACTCCCAAGTGGCTGTTTCCACTCTCCATAGCCTCTCTTGTAAAGATCCAGTTAAATCATTTACCAATGGCGACAACTCACTTGGCCAGAGAGATGTGCATCGAGTGATGCTGGGCCGTCCAGGGGGCTCTGATCCGACCACACGAGAGCCCGCCCTCCCTGGTGGGCAGCAGCTGCCCACAGCCTTTTCAGGGCCCTAATTGGCGGGTTATAGGGCTGCAGCTAGCCCTGCTCACTCTGACAGCCTGCCACCTCCTGCTGGTCTCGCCTGCCACCTCTCCAGCACACTGGGACAGTGAATAGGTAGCTTCTCTGCGAGCACAGGCTACAGGCAACGGAGTCTCTGCTCCTGGGAAGCCACGGGCCAGTAATACCTGTTTTTCTGAAACCCCCAAGAAGGGTTCTGaaattctcttaaaaaacaacagaaagcaaAATTCCCAGGACACCTGTAATTTTGTTTGTTCAACTTCCCACATAGTCACACCCCCGAGACGCACTCTGAAGGGTTAAGGCAGATTTTTCTGCGTGACTTCCCCCATCTTAAAGTCACACTCGGTGTCAGGCAAGCACGGTTTCATGTCATGCAGAATGTTCCAGGAGAGGGCTTTCATTTGGTGAGGAGCATCACGAAGTCTGTTTCTCTACTTTGGATTGTTTACACTTTCTTCAAGGCTACGGATTTGAAAGAATTCCGGCTTTCCTTTGAGCTGTGTCCCTGTGAAATGGTTCCAGAGCCAGTGGCTCTCGTGGGACAGGCACTTTGACCCAGGCCAGACGGAACATCTCTTTATACCCAGAGAGCTACCGTTGGCCAAATAGAACCACAGCGCCCGGCCCAGAGGCCTCCCTTTCTGTCTGCTGGGCTGGGCCGGCACTCGGGGGTGGGCGCGGTGCCTGTGGTCAAAGTCCCGCCTCTGGC is a genomic window of Eulemur rufifrons isolate Redbay chromosome 8, OSU_ERuf_1, whole genome shotgun sequence containing:
- the H6PD gene encoding GDH/6PGL endoplasmic bifunctional protein isoform X3, coding for MGGRHPGTWKMLTVAMCVALLGCLQAQEPQGHVSIILLGATGDLAKKYLWQGLFQLYLDEAGKGHSFSFHGAALTAPKQGQELMAKALESLSCPKDMAPSHCAEHKEQFLRLSQYRQLKTTEDYRALSKDIEAQIQHEGHQEAGRIFYFSVPPFAYADIARNINSSCRPGPGAWLRVALEKPFGHDHLSAQQLATELRSFFQEKEMYRVDHYLGKQAVAQILPFRDQNRKALDGLWNRHHVERVEIVMKETVDAAGRISFYEEYGVIRDVLQNHLTEVLTLVAMELPHNISNAEAVLRHKLQVFQALRGLQKGSAVVGQYQAYSQQVRRELQKPDSFHSLTPTFAGILVHIDNLRWEGVPFILTSGKALDERVSYVRVLFKNRAFCVQNEKHWDAEQSQCLPRQIIFHIGHGDLGGPVVLVSRNLFRPSLPSESWVEMGDRPGLRLFGRPLSDYYAYSPVRERDAYSILLAHIFHCRKDSFITTENLLASWVFWTPVLDSLAHEVPRLYPGGAENGRLLDFEFSGSQLSFSQQQLEQLVPGPGSVPVPSEFQVLRAKYRESPLISAWPEELISKLADDIEATAVRAVQRSGEFHLALSGGSSPVALFQQLATGHYGFPWAHTHLWLVDERCVPLSDPESNFQGLQAHLLQHIRVPYYNIHPMPVHLHQRLCAEEDQGTQLYAGEISALVTNSSFDLVLLGMGTDGHTASLFPQSPAGLDGEQLVVLTKSPFRPHHRMSLSLPLINRAKKVVVLVMGKMKREITLLVSRVGHEPKKWPISGVLPGSGQLVWYMDYEAFLG
- the H6PD gene encoding GDH/6PGL endoplasmic bifunctional protein isoform X4, giving the protein MKHPGTWKMLTVAMCVALLGCLQAQEPQGHVSIILLGATGDLAKKYLWQGLFQLYLDEAGKGHSFSFHGAALTAPKQGQELMAKALESLSCPKDMAPSHCAEHKEQFLRLSQYRQLKTTEDYRALSKDIEAQIQHEGHQEAGRIFYFSVPPFAYADIARNINSSCRPGPGAWLRVALEKPFGHDHLSAQQLATELRSFFQEKEMYRVDHYLGKQAVAQILPFRDQNRKALDGLWNRHHVERVEIVMKETVDAAGRISFYEEYGVIRDVLQNHLTEVLTLVAMELPHNISNAEAVLRHKLQVFQALRGLQKGSAVVGQYQAYSQQVRRELQKPDSFHSLTPTFAGILVHIDNLRWEGVPFILTSGKALDERVSYVRVLFKNRAFCVQNEKHWDAEQSQCLPRQIIFHIGHGDLGGPVVLVSRNLFRPSLPSESWVEMGDRPGLRLFGRPLSDYYAYSPVRERDAYSILLAHIFHCRKDSFITTENLLASWVFWTPVLDSLAHEVPRLYPGGAENGRLLDFEFSGSQLSFSQQQLEQLVPGPGSVPVPSEFQVLRAKYRESPLISAWPEELISKLADDIEATAVRAVQRSGEFHLALSGGSSPVALFQQLATGHYGFPWAHTHLWLVDERCVPLSDPESNFQGLQAHLLQHIRVPYYNIHPMPVHLHQRLCAEEDQGTQLYAGEISALVTNSSFDLVLLGMGTDGHTASLFPQSPAGLDGEQLVVLTKSPFRPHHRMSLSLPLINRAKKVVVLVMGKMKREITLLVSRVGHEPKKWPISGVLPGSGQLVWYMDYEAFLG
- the H6PD gene encoding GDH/6PGL endoplasmic bifunctional protein isoform X5 produces the protein MLTVAMCVALLGCLQAQEPQGHVSIILLGATGDLAKKYLWQGLFQLYLDEAGKGHSFSFHGAALTAPKQGQELMAKALESLSCPKDMAPSHCAEHKEQFLRLSQYRQLKTTEDYRALSKDIEAQIQHEGHQEAGRIFYFSVPPFAYADIARNINSSCRPGPGAWLRVALEKPFGHDHLSAQQLATELRSFFQEKEMYRVDHYLGKQAVAQILPFRDQNRKALDGLWNRHHVERVEIVMKETVDAAGRISFYEEYGVIRDVLQNHLTEVLTLVAMELPHNISNAEAVLRHKLQVFQALRGLQKGSAVVGQYQAYSQQVRRELQKPDSFHSLTPTFAGILVHIDNLRWEGVPFILTSGKALDERVSYVRVLFKNRAFCVQNEKHWDAEQSQCLPRQIIFHIGHGDLGGPVVLVSRNLFRPSLPSESWVEMGDRPGLRLFGRPLSDYYAYSPVRERDAYSILLAHIFHCRKDSFITTENLLASWVFWTPVLDSLAHEVPRLYPGGAENGRLLDFEFSGSQLSFSQQQLEQLVPGPGSVPVPSEFQVLRAKYRESPLISAWPEELISKLADDIEATAVRAVQRSGEFHLALSGGSSPVALFQQLATGHYGFPWAHTHLWLVDERCVPLSDPESNFQGLQAHLLQHIRVPYYNIHPMPVHLHQRLCAEEDQGTQLYAGEISALVTNSSFDLVLLGMGTDGHTASLFPQSPAGLDGEQLVVLTKSPFRPHHRMSLSLPLINRAKKVVVLVMGKMKREITLLVSRVGHEPKKWPISGVLPGSGQLVWYMDYEAFLG
- the H6PD gene encoding GDH/6PGL endoplasmic bifunctional protein isoform X1, coding for METVHLSRPALADYLVSRHPGTWKMLTVAMCVALLGCLQAQEPQGHVSIILLGATGDLAKKYLWQGLFQLYLDEAGKGHSFSFHGAALTAPKQGQELMAKALESLSCPKDMAPSHCAEHKEQFLRLSQYRQLKTTEDYRALSKDIEAQIQHEGHQEAGRIFYFSVPPFAYADIARNINSSCRPGPGAWLRVALEKPFGHDHLSAQQLATELRSFFQEKEMYRVDHYLGKQAVAQILPFRDQNRKALDGLWNRHHVERVEIVMKETVDAAGRISFYEEYGVIRDVLQNHLTEVLTLVAMELPHNISNAEAVLRHKLQVFQALRGLQKGSAVVGQYQAYSQQVRRELQKPDSFHSLTPTFAGILVHIDNLRWEGVPFILTSGKALDERVSYVRVLFKNRAFCVQNEKHWDAEQSQCLPRQIIFHIGHGDLGGPVVLVSRNLFRPSLPSESWVEMGDRPGLRLFGRPLSDYYAYSPVRERDAYSILLAHIFHCRKDSFITTENLLASWVFWTPVLDSLAHEVPRLYPGGAENGRLLDFEFSGSQLSFSQQQLEQLVPGPGSVPVPSEFQVLRAKYRESPLISAWPEELISKLADDIEATAVRAVQRSGEFHLALSGGSSPVALFQQLATGHYGFPWAHTHLWLVDERCVPLSDPESNFQGLQAHLLQHIRVPYYNIHPMPVHLHQRLCAEEDQGTQLYAGEISALVTNSSFDLVLLGMGTDGHTASLFPQSPAGLDGEQLVVLTKSPFRPHHRMSLSLPLINRAKKVVVLVMGKMKREITLLVSRVGHEPKKWPISGVLPGSGQLVWYMDYEAFLG
- the H6PD gene encoding GDH/6PGL endoplasmic bifunctional protein isoform X2 — translated: MLAETFFNRHPGTWKMLTVAMCVALLGCLQAQEPQGHVSIILLGATGDLAKKYLWQGLFQLYLDEAGKGHSFSFHGAALTAPKQGQELMAKALESLSCPKDMAPSHCAEHKEQFLRLSQYRQLKTTEDYRALSKDIEAQIQHEGHQEAGRIFYFSVPPFAYADIARNINSSCRPGPGAWLRVALEKPFGHDHLSAQQLATELRSFFQEKEMYRVDHYLGKQAVAQILPFRDQNRKALDGLWNRHHVERVEIVMKETVDAAGRISFYEEYGVIRDVLQNHLTEVLTLVAMELPHNISNAEAVLRHKLQVFQALRGLQKGSAVVGQYQAYSQQVRRELQKPDSFHSLTPTFAGILVHIDNLRWEGVPFILTSGKALDERVSYVRVLFKNRAFCVQNEKHWDAEQSQCLPRQIIFHIGHGDLGGPVVLVSRNLFRPSLPSESWVEMGDRPGLRLFGRPLSDYYAYSPVRERDAYSILLAHIFHCRKDSFITTENLLASWVFWTPVLDSLAHEVPRLYPGGAENGRLLDFEFSGSQLSFSQQQLEQLVPGPGSVPVPSEFQVLRAKYRESPLISAWPEELISKLADDIEATAVRAVQRSGEFHLALSGGSSPVALFQQLATGHYGFPWAHTHLWLVDERCVPLSDPESNFQGLQAHLLQHIRVPYYNIHPMPVHLHQRLCAEEDQGTQLYAGEISALVTNSSFDLVLLGMGTDGHTASLFPQSPAGLDGEQLVVLTKSPFRPHHRMSLSLPLINRAKKVVVLVMGKMKREITLLVSRVGHEPKKWPISGVLPGSGQLVWYMDYEAFLG